A section of the Cygnus olor isolate bCygOlo1 chromosome 14, bCygOlo1.pri.v2, whole genome shotgun sequence genome encodes:
- the SPARC gene encoding SPARC: protein MRAWIFFLLCLAGKALAAPQEALPDETEVIEDPTTEEPVGANPVQVEVGEFEEPTEDVEEIVAENPCQNHHCKHGKVCEVDDNNSPMCVCQDPSSCPATSGVFEKVCGTDNKTYDSSCHFFATKCTLEGTKKGHKLHLDYIGPCKFIPACLDTELTEFPLRMRDWLKNVLITLYERDEDNNLLTEKQKLKVKKIHENEKRLEAGDHTVELLARDFEKNYNMYIFPVHWQFGQLDQHPIDGYLSHTELAPLRAPLIPMEHCTTRFFEACDLDNDKYIALEEWASCFGIKEQDIDKDLVI, encoded by the exons ATGAGAGCctggattttcttccttctctgcctggcAGGCAAAGCCCTGGCAGCTCCG caggaggcccTGCCCGATGAGACGGAGGTCATCGAGGACCCCACCACAGAG GAGCCTGTGGGGGCAAACCCCGTCCAGGTGGAGGTGGGGGAGTTTGAGGAACCCACAGAGGATGTAGAGGAGATCGTCGCAGAGA aCCCCTGCCAGAACCACCACTGCAAGCACGGCAAGGTGTGCGAGGTGGACGACAACAACTCGCCCATGTGCGTGTGCCAGGACCCCTCCAGCTGCCCGGCCACCTCTGGAGTCTTCGAGAAG GTCTGCGGCACCGACAACAAGACCTACGACTCCTCCTGCCATTTCTTTGCCACCAAGTGCACCCTGGAGGGAACCAAGAAGGGACACAAGCTGCACCTGGACTACATCGGGCCTTGCAAAT TCATCCCCGCCTGCCTGGACACGGAGCTGACCGAGTTCCCCCTGCGCATGCGGGACTGGCTGAAGAACGTGCTGATCACCCTGTACGAGCGCGACGAGGACAACAACCTGCTGACCGAGAAGCAGAAGCTCAAG GTGAAGAAGATCCACGAGAACGAGAAGCGCCTGGAGGCCGGCGACCACACCGTGGAGCTGCTGGCCCGCGACTTCGAGAAGAACTACAACATGTACATCTTCCCCGTGCACTGGCAGTTCGGGCAGTTGGACCAGCACCCCATTGACGG GTACCTGTCCCACACCGAGCTGGCCCCGCTGCGCGCCCCCCTCATCCCCATGGAGCACTGCACCACCCGCTTCTTCGAGGCCTGCGACCTGGACAACGACAAGTACATCGCCCTGGAGGAGTGGGCCAGCTGCTTCGGCATTAAGGAGC aGGACATAGACAAGGATCTTGTGATCTAA
- the ATOX1 gene encoding copper transport protein ATOX1 isoform X2 — protein MRSPASCTGWERESRIWPALTSCEDLSSCSPVLTEWEQLAVTKLKALGLLQDPVTRLCRFQFLCVQFDIDLPNKKVYIDSEHNVDTLLETLKKTGKSASYLGEKSAQ, from the exons ATGCGGTCACCCGCGTCCTGCACAGGCTGGGAG CGAGAGAGCAGGATCTGGCCTGCACTCACCAGTTGTGAGGACCTGTCATCCTGCTCCCCTGTCCTCACCGAGTGGGAACAACTTGCAGTCACCAAGCTGAAGGCCCTGGGACTTCTTCAGGACCCCGTTACCAGGCTGTGTCGATTCCAGTTCCTCT GTGTCCAGTTTGATATTGACCTGCCCAACAAGAAGGTGTACATCGACTCGGAGCACAACGTTGACACCCTATTGGAAACTCTAAAGAAGACTGGAAAGAGCGCGTCCTACCTGGGGGAGAAATCCGCACAGTAA
- the ATOX1 gene encoding copper transport protein ATOX1 isoform X3: MNKQHSLTSVFLNIFKHEFFVDMTCEGCSNAVTRVLHRLGGVQFDIDLPNKKVYIDSEHNVDTLLETLKKTGKSASYLGEKSAQ, from the exons ATGAACAAACAGCACTCATTAACTTCTgtctttcttaatattttt AAACACGAGTTCTTCGTGGACATGACCTGCGAGGGCTGCTCCAATGCGGTCACCCGCGTCCTGCACAGGCTGGGAG GTGTCCAGTTTGATATTGACCTGCCCAACAAGAAGGTGTACATCGACTCGGAGCACAACGTTGACACCCTATTGGAAACTCTAAAGAAGACTGGAAAGAGCGCGTCCTACCTGGGGGAGAAATCCGCACAGTAA
- the ATOX1 gene encoding copper transport protein ATOX1 isoform X4, whose protein sequence is MPKHEFFVDMTCEGCSNAVTRVLHRLGGVQFDIDLPNKKVYIDSEHNVDTLLETLKKTGKSASYLGEKSAQ, encoded by the exons ATGCCG AAACACGAGTTCTTCGTGGACATGACCTGCGAGGGCTGCTCCAATGCGGTCACCCGCGTCCTGCACAGGCTGGGAG GTGTCCAGTTTGATATTGACCTGCCCAACAAGAAGGTGTACATCGACTCGGAGCACAACGTTGACACCCTATTGGAAACTCTAAAGAAGACTGGAAAGAGCGCGTCCTACCTGGGGGAGAAATCCGCACAGTAA
- the ATOX1 gene encoding copper transport protein ATOX1 isoform X1 — protein MSNAGSAAPQRSKVMNKQHSLTSVFLNIFKHEFFVDMTCEGCSNAVTRVLHRLGGESSCRRCVCHRQLAMAAPALGLDVAVLWSFILRRKQCVQFDIDLPNKKVYIDSEHNVDTLLETLKKTGKSASYLGEKSAQ, from the exons ATGAGTAACGCAGGTAGTGCTGCACCCCAGCGGAGTAAAGTGATGAACAAACAGCACTCATTAACTTCTgtctttcttaatattttt AAACACGAGTTCTTCGTGGACATGACCTGCGAGGGCTGCTCCAATGCGGTCACCCGCGTCCTGCACAGGCTGGGAGGTGAGTCGAGCTGCCGGCGCTGCGTGTGTCACCGCCAGCTCGCCATGGCAGCGCCAGCTCTGGGACTGGACGTCGCTGTCCTGTGGTCCTTCATTTTGCGCAGGAAGCAAT GTGTCCAGTTTGATATTGACCTGCCCAACAAGAAGGTGTACATCGACTCGGAGCACAACGTTGACACCCTATTGGAAACTCTAAAGAAGACTGGAAAGAGCGCGTCCTACCTGGGGGAGAAATCCGCACAGTAA